TTTTTACCCACCAATTGACAACGGCTCTCTGTCCAGCGATATTTGCGCTGCCGGTTATGGGATAACTTCGCGCGCCAGGGAAAAATCGACGAACTTGTCGAAGTTCACCGGCTTGCCCTCGAACGGGCTGCCGAGCAGAGTGTTGTCGAGAGCTTTCTGTGAAGCGATGCCGCTTCTAGTCGCGTGCTTGACGACCAGATTGTAAATATAGTCCACGGCGCTGGATTCAATGCCGCGCAGATTCTTTTGAATAATCGCCTTGGTTTCAACTGGACTACGCGCCATGAAGTCCAGCGCCCGCAGCACAGCACGCACCACCTGCTTGGCTTCCTCGCGGTTGGTCTGGAGTTTTTTCTGGCTAGTGCCGAGTCCGGCGAATAACGTCTCCATGTAGTCGCCCAACGGCAGAATGGTTTTTTGGCCGAGCTTGTGGGCGATCAGATTGGACGGCACTTGCAGCACCGCCGCCGCGACCACGCCGGCGTCGAGGGCGGAGATGCGCGCCGCGTCGGTGCCGGCGCCGACGGCGATTAATTTGACGTCCTTGTCTGGGTCGATATTGTTCGCCTTGAGCGCGAAGCGCACGGCGTACTCGGTGGACGCACCATAGCGGCTGATGCCCACCGGCTTGCCGCGCAGATCGTTCAGCGTGCGAATTTCCGGCCGGGCGACGAGATCGAAGAAGGTGCGATTGTAAACGCCGAGGATCGTGGTCAGCGGCGCGCCCGCCACCGCCGCGCGTAGTACGCTCGACGAACTTTGTATGTAATCAACGTCGCCGGTGATCAGTCCTTTGAGCGCAATATCCGAGCGCATGACGATGTATTGCACGCTCAGTCCGACCTCGTCGAAATATTTTCTATCGATGGCGACCCAGATCGGTGTGTTGGTGAGAACCACGGACGAGGTGGCAATGACGATATTCTTGGCGTGGGCGTGGGCGCCGAAGATAGCGCAGGTGAGCACAGCAACAATCAAGAAAGTCAGTATCTGGGTTTTCATTTCGACAACTCCTTGGGCTGGCCAAGCGTCATGCACCAATTCCAACCAGGGCTATTTCTGCCCCTCGAACCAAGCGACGATGTCGGCGAGCACTGGCGCGCGGTCGACGTTGTTCAGATGATGATTGCCGCCTTCGACGGTTCGGTGTTGCGCCACCGCGAGCAATTTTTGGTGGAGCAATTTGCCAT
This Deltaproteobacteria bacterium DNA region includes the following protein-coding sequences:
- a CDS encoding ABC transporter substrate-binding protein, which gives rise to MKTQILTFLIVAVLTCAIFGAHAHAKNIVIATSSVVLTNTPIWVAIDRKYFDEVGLSVQYIVMRSDIALKGLITGDVDYIQSSSSVLRAAVAGAPLTTILGVYNRTFFDLVARPEIRTLNDLRGKPVGISRYGASTEYAVRFALKANNIDPDKDVKLIAVGAGTDAARISALDAGVVAAAVLQVPSNLIAHKLGQKTILPLGDYMETLFAGLGTSQKKLQTNREEAKQVVRAVLRALDFMARSPVETKAIIQKNLRGIESSAVDYIYNLVVKHATRSGIASQKALDNTLLGSPFEGKPVNFDKFVDFSLAREVIP